The following DNA comes from Prosthecobacter sp. SYSU 5D2.
TCCAAACGGTCGAGATGGCCCAAAGCCTGGGCGTGGAGGACGATCTGCTCAAAGCTGCCGCCCTCAGGGAAGACTCCGAAATCATCACCGCCTCCCTGAACCGGGAGCGCGCCCTTCCTGACAACATTGATCCAGGGACCTTTGACCTGGAAGCGGAGACCGCCATCGCCCACGCCAAGCTGGCCAATTCCGAAGCCGTTAAAAACGACTACAAAGGCGTGGATGCCGCCAAGGTGGCCGCCATGACGCCTGCGGAAATCAAAGAAAAGGCCCAGGCCGCCCTGGTTTACAGCCATGACCGGCTTCGTGACGACAGCACCGGAGCCGGATACCGGGTGAAAGGCTGGTCTGCAGCGCTCAATGAAATGATGCAGAGCCCGCACGTGGCCAATGACAAGAAACTCAGTGACCTGCTCAGCGCCACCAAGGCCCAGGTGGATGGCATGAATGACAACAGCCTCAAAAACACCCTCCGAAAGACAGCCCAAGAATATGGAGGTCCGGACCTCAGCCAGCGTGAAGGCACCTCCCGACTGGGCAAACTGCGGGACTTTTTTCATAAGCCAGACGCTCCCGCCGTTGCCGCCACGCCAGCGGTTCCAGGAAAACGGGTGTGACGGCCGGCAGCCCGGGGGAGCGTGGCGGCGGTGGCAAACTCAAAAAGCTTACACCGCCAGCTTGCGGCCCCTCACCTGCAAATACACCCCGAGCGCCAGCAGCAGCACATCCCGCACGATGAGCTCCAGGTGATTGCTGCTGGCCTCGCTGCTGCCGAAGCAGCCGCACTGGATGTCAATGCCCCGGTACCACGAAATGGCGATGGCGATGAGAAAGGCGACGAGGGTGGCATTCAGCACCAGCAGGCCGCCTTTGCGAAACAGGCCGCTGATGACCGCCAGGCCGCAGAAGATTTCCAGCCAGGGCAGAAACATGGCCAGCCACGCGGCATACGGATCCGGCAGCAGGTCAAAGCTGCGCACATCCATCACAAAAACGCCCGGGTCCGCCGCCTTCAGCGCCCCCGCATACACAAACACGCCCCCGAAGAGGAGATGCAGAATGACGTGGACGATGCGGGACATGAGGGCGGAATGAAGCGGGTTATCGAAGCGATGCCACTGGTTTCACCACAGTCAGGAAGGGTCCGGCATCCTGCCAAAATGCGCCGCCTTCCTGAGCAAGCATTTTCTTAAACCACTAATGATCACTAATAGACACTAATCCTCAGAAACTGTTTGGATCATTAGTGTTTATTAGTGACCATTAGTGGTTTTCAAATCTTGAATCTTGATGCGCTTGCCCCCCTGTAACGCCTCACGCCGGCACCGCGCTGCGCAACTGGTTCGCAATCGCCAGGAAGGCATACGACGAGGCGGATTCGGTCACGTCTTCCAGGGCGATCGGGTGGCCTTCGTCACCGGCTTCGCGCATGGCCATTTCAATGGGGATCTGGCCCAGGAGCGGCACGCTGAGGCGCTTGGCTTCGTGCTCGCCGCCGCCTTTGCCAAAGATGTGATAAGACTTGCCGTTGTCCGGGCAGAGGAAGTAGCTCATGTTCTCCACAATGCCGAGGATGGGCACGTTCACCTTTTGGAACATGGAGACGGCCTTGCGGGCATCAATGAGGGCCACTTCCTGCGGCGTGGTGACGATGACCGCGCCATCCAGGGCCACCGTCTGCACGATGGTGAGCTGGATGTCGCCGGTGCCCGGCGGCAGGTCCAGGATCAGGTAGTCCAGATGGTCCCAGGCGCACTGGCGGAGGAACTGCTGGGTGTACTTGGTGGCGATGGGCCCGCGAACGATCACAGGCGCGTCATCTTCCAGCAGAAAACCCATGCTCATGAGCTGCAGGCCGTATTTTTCGATGGGAATGATCTGCTGCTCGTCATTCTGATACGGGCGCTCATTGGTGCCGAACATGTGGGCGATGCTGGGGCCGTACAGGTCGCAATCGCACAGGCCCACGCGGGCGCCGGTTTTGGCCAGGGCCACGGCCAGATTCGAGGCGACGGTGCTCTTGCCCACGCCGCCTTTGCCGGAGCCGACGGCGATGACGCGCTTCACGCCGGGAATGGAGGATTTCGGCAGCTTGTCCGCCGTGCCGGCCACGGGATTCGGCGGCTCCTTGATGTCAAAATTCAGCTTCGCCTCGGTCACGCCGGGCAGCTTTTGCAGGACGTCCATGGCCTGCTCATGGATCAGCCGCGGGATGTTCGGGTCCCGCGTGGCCACGGAGATCTCCACGGTGACCTTGCCACCTTCGATGGTGATGTCTTTGACAAGGCCAAAGGAAATGATGTCGCGGCTGAAGCCAGGGTAGCGTACCTGGGCCAGCGCCTGGCGGATTTCGGGGTCGGTGGGCATATCGGGGGTTGGGATACGCTTTCGCTAACGGCGCAGACTGAAAACTCAAGCGCGTTTGCATGCCGCGCCGGAAAGACGTTTTCGGCATCCATCTTTGAATGCGCATCCGTATTTTTATTAGACAACCAAAAAACCCTCAAGGGGAAGGCGTGGACCGGTACCAGTCTGCGCTTTCCCGCTTTGGTGTCCGTTTCACTCAAACAAATCCGGATACAGCTCATTGGCCATGGCGCTGCTCATGCCCAGGATTTCCTTCGGGCAGCCCAGGTGGCGGCAGGCATCAATGATGGAGCGGCACTCGGAGGCGTTCAGCTTGCGGATGGCGTGCTTCACGCGTGAGATCTGGCCGGTGGAGACGCTCAGCTCATCCAGGCCCAGGCCGATGAGCAAAGGCAGCACCTCCACATTGGCGGCCATTTCTCCGCAGATGCACACGCGGATGCCTGCCCGCCGGGCGGCCTCCACCGTCATGGCGATGAGGCGCAGCACGGCCGGATGCGTGGGGCTGTAAAGGTCCGCCACGCGCTCGTTCAGCCGGTCCACGGCCATCGTGTACTGGACCAGGTCATTGGTGCCCAGGCTGAAAAAATCCACCTCCGTGGCGATGAGGTCCGCCGTCAGCGCCGCGCTGGGAATCTCGATCATCGCGCCAATCTCCACCTGCTGCGGTGGCGGGTAGCCTTCGGCGCTCAGTTCATTGGCGCATTCCGCCAGCAGCTCTTTGGCAGCACGCACTTCACCCACATCGCAGATCATGGGGAACATGATGCCGATGGGGCCATGGGCCGCCGCCCGCAGCAGCGCGCGCAGCTGCCGCTTGAACATGTCCTTTTTCCCCAGGGAGACGCGGATGCCGCGCCAGCCCAGGAAGGGATTCGGCTCCTGCTCGGCGGCCAGTTGCTCATCCACCTTGTCCCCGCCGATGTCCAGGGTGCGGAAGGTCACCATGCCTGGGGAGATGACCTTCACCGCACGGGTGTAATTGTCCGCCAGCCAGTCTTCGGTTCCCTCCGGGTCTTCCAGGTAGAGGAACTCGGTGCGAAACAGGCCCACATTCGCCGCGCCGCTGTCGCGGATGTCGCCCATCTCCTCCACAAACTCCGCATTGGCGGAAACCAGCACGGCCAGGCCGTCCGTGGTCACGGAGGGCTGGTGGCGGGTCTCATGCAGCGCGTCCTCACGCTTTTCCGCCTGCTGCTCCCGCGAGCGATACTTCGTCAGCGTGGCCGGCGTGGGATTCAGGATCACCAGGCCCTCGTCGCCGTCCAGCAGCACCGGATCACCGGAATGCAGCTCCTCCGTGATGCCGTGCATGCGCACCACGGCCGGCAGGCCCAGGGAGCGGGCGATGATGGCCGCGTGGGAATTGCCGCTGCCGGTTTCAATGGCAAAGCCGAGCACCTTGCTGCGGTCCAGCTGCACCGTGTCCGAGGGCGTCAGGTCATGCGCCACGATGATGACCGGGTCCTCAAACATCGGGTGCTGCAAAAGCTCCCCGCGCAGGTGCCTCATCACCCGCTGGGTGATGTCCTTGATGTCCAGGAAGCGCTCGCGCAGGTAGGAATCCGCCAGTCCGCGCAGGGCGTTCATGTGCTTGCACATCAGCCGGTAATAGACGGCATCCACGCAGATGAGCCGCTCACGCACCGTCTTTTCCACCTGCTTGCGGATGGACATGTCCTCCAGGATCAGGAGGTGGGTGTCAAAGATGTCCGCCTCGGCGCTGCGCTGCTCCGTGGAGACCATTTCCTTGAGCTCCTCGATCTCGCGATGCGTGGCATCCATGGCCAGGTGCCAGCGCGCCAGCTCCGCCTCCACCTCATCGGCGGAGATCGGGTCGGCATCGGGCTCGTCGAAGTCCTCTTTCAGCACATGCACCACGGCATGCGCCACACCGGAGGAAACCGCGGTTCCCTGCCAAGTTTTCTCCTGTGTTAGAGTCTCCTGAATCATCGGCCTCCAGATTGGCGGGGAGTGGGGCATTTCGCAAATGAGAAACCGCCCTCGGCCAGATTCTTACCACGGAAGCGAGAAGGTTTTCACCGTGGACATGAATTTGATGGCCTCCACCACGCCCTCCTTGATGCCCAGGCCGCTGTCCTTCACGCCGCCAAACGGGGAAAGTTCCAGCCGGTAGCCGGGAATTTCATTGATGTTCACCGTGCCCGCCCGGATGCGTTTCACCGCCGTCAGCGCGGATTCCAGGCTGCGCGTCACCACGGAGGAGCTCAGCCCATAAGGCGTGGCATTGGCCAGCTCCAGCGCGTCCTCCAGGTCCTTCACGGGGAAAATGGGCGCGATGGGGCCGAAACATTCGTTTTGGGCGATGTAGGCCGTGCGCGGCACATTGGCCAGGATGGTCGGCTGGAGCTGCGCCCCTTTTCTCACCCCGCCGGCCAGGAGCTGCGCCCCGGTGGCGATGGCCTCCTGGACCGCCTTTTCCAGATTTTGCGCGGAGCGTTCGTCAATCACCGTGCCCACGCGGGTGGCCTCATCCGCAGGGTCACCGCAGACATACTCTGCCGCCTTTTCCACAAACCGGCGGGTAAATTCCTCCAGCACGGCCTCATGCACCAGCAGCCGCCGCGCGGAGGTGCAGCGCTGGCCGCTGTTGCGAAAACTGCCCTCACAGGCCAGCAGCGCCGCCAGCTCCAGGTCCGCATCCTCCAGCACCAGCATGGGGGAGTGCCCGCCCAGCTCCAGGCACAGTTTTTTATACCCGGCGGTGGCGGCGATGTCCTTCCCCACCGCCGCACTGCCGGTGAAGGTGACGAGGTCAATGCGCTCGTCGCGGATCATCGGGCGCGTGATGTCGTCCAGGCCGCCATGGATGACGCTGAGCATCCAGCCCGGCAGGCCGCTGGCATACAGCACCTCCGCCAGCCGCACGGCGGTGAGCGGCGTCTTTTCCGAAGGCTTCAAAATCATCGGCGCACCTGCCGCAATCGCCGGGGCCAGCTTATGCGCCACCTGGTTCAAAGGATGATTAAAAGGCGTGATGGCGGCGATGAGCCGCAGCGGCTCGCGCGTGGTAAAGATCTTCCGCGCCTTGCCCCCCGGCGCGATGTCGCAGGAAAAAATCTCCCCGTCATCGCGCAGCGCCTCCATAGCGGCAAAACGGAAAACATCGCAGGCACGGCCCACCTCATACCGCGTCTCCCGCAGGCACAGGCCGGACTCCGCCGTGATCAGCCGGGCAAATTCCTCCGCCCGCTCCTGCAGCGCCGCCGCCGTCTTTTGCAGGATCTGGCTGCGCTCATACCGCGTCAGCGCCGTGCCGCCTTTTAACGAAGTCTGGATGGCCTCCTCAAGCTGCACTGGCGTGATGCGGACCACGCTGCCCACGCATTCATGGTTCCAGGGATTGAAGACTTCCAGGCGGTCCTGGCTTTCAAAAGGCACACCGGCGATGTAACTGGGGAGATCAAGAGGCATAACAAAAAGCATTTCAAGGAGTAATGGAGACACGCAGCCACCGGCGGCTTTCCGTCAGGCGCAGCGCCTCGTCCAGCGCGGCCAGCGGCAGCGGCGGGCTGACCAGTTTTTCAAAAGGCAGCCGGTCCTGCATCGCCGCCAGAAAATCCAGCCCGATGCCCAGGTGGCGCGGGGCGTAATTGTGCACGCCGCGGATGGTCAGGCACTTGCGCAGCACCGCCTCGCCCGTCAGGTCCAGCGCCGTCTGCGGATGCACCATGCCCGCCCAGACATACGTGCCGCCCGGTCGCAGCAGCGCGATGCCGTCCGGAATCACCGCCGCCGTACCGGCCACCTCCAGCGCCAGGTCCACACCGCCGCCGGATTCCTCCAGGATGCGCTTTTTCATCTGCGCATCCGCAGGCATCGCGATGCCGCCAAACTCCGCCACCATGGACAGCCGCTCCGCCGACAGGTCCGTACAAAAAACCCGCTCCACACCGCGAAAACGCAGCCACGCACAGGCATACAGTCCGAGCAAACCACCGCCTTGCACCAAAGCAGTGGCACACGGTACAGGCAGCGACTCCAGCGCATTCACGATGGTCGCCAGCGCACAGTTCGCCGGAGCCACCAGCGCATCCTTCAGCCCGTCCGGCACAGGCAGCACAAAAGTACCGGGCCTAAGGACGATGTGGCTGGCATAACAGCCGTTCAATCCGGAGCCGTCGTTCAGCGCCGCGTGTCCATATTTAAAAAGCCGCAGGCATTTTTGCGGCAGCGCCCACTCCGTGCAGGCCGGGCACTCGCCGCAGCTGTCCGCCAGCGTCCACGTCACCCGCTGGCCTTCGGTAAAACCCGGCCTTTCACTGGCCACCACCCGGCCGATGGCCTCGTGCCCCAGCACACAGGGCGTGGGCGCACCACGCCGCCCGGAGACCGTGTGCAGGTCCGATCCGCAGACGGTTGCCAGGGAAATTTCCACCAGGATCTCACCCGGATGCAGGCGGTCCGGCAGCGGCACGGTGCGGGATTCAAAAGGGCGGCCAGGGCCTTGGAAAAGCTGGATGCGGGCGGAGTTCATCGGCGGATAAAAAGGGCCAGGGTGGCGCTGCACAGGGCGGCAATGGCCACAATGGGAAAGACCAGCGCGGTGTTTTCCACTCCCGGCACCTCGGCCCAGGGATTGTGCTGGACAAACCAGCCCACCAGCGGCTCGCCCAGGCCGGCCATCGTGTAGGCAAAGCAGTTCATGATGCCCACCGCCGTTCCGGCACGCGCGCGGCCTAACAAATCAGGTGCCAACGCCCAGAAGGCCGACTGCGGACCATAGGCAAAAAATCCGCAGAGAAACAGCATCGGCATGCCCAGGAAATGTCCGCGCGGCAGCAGATACATGGCACCCGCCGCCACCGCCGCCAGCAGCATGAAGGAGGTGATCACGCCCGATCTCCGCGACTGGCAGAAACGGTCCGAGATCCACCCGCTGGCCACCGCGCCCAGCGCCATGCCCAGCGGCAGCGCCACGCTGATCCACTTGCCCGCCGGATCGCTTTTAAAATCCTCGCCCAAAAAATGCACCGGCACCCAGATCAGCAGGCCGTAACGCACCGTGTTTTGAAATCCGATGGCCAGCCCGGCCAGCAGCAGACGCCCGTTCGTCAGCGCGATGACATACCGCTGCCAGGACGTCTCCTCCTCCGGCGAATCCACCGTGCGCGGCGTGCCCGCATCATCTTCAAAGTCCGCAAAACCGGCCCGCGATGGCCGGTCACGCGCGAATATCCAGACAAACAGGCCGCCCAGCAGCATCAGCACCACCGGCAGGCGGAAGATCCAGCGCCAGTCCAGTTTCAGCACATCCAGAATAACCAACGATGTAACAAACGAAAGCACTGAGGACAGGCCCGCCGCCAGCACAAAAAAACCGAAAGCCTTCCCCCGCTCATGCGCGCCGAACCAGTTGGCCACCAGGCGGCTGCCCGGTGCCCAGCCCATGCTCTGCGCCAGCCCGTTCATGCCCCAGGCCGCCGCCAGGCTCTTAAAACCCACGCCAAAGCTGGTCAGCCAGTTCAGCAAAAACGACGCTCCTGCCCCCAGCGCCATCATGCGCCGGCCACCGAACCGGTCGCCCAGATTCCCATTGATCGCCTGGCCCAGCGCATAGCTCCACAGCATGGCCGCGCTGATCCAGCCCAGCGTCTCCTTGTCCAGCCCCAGCTCCTTTTGAATGCCGGGAATGGCAAAGCCAAAGGTCTGCCTGCCTGTATAGTAGAAAAGATAGCAAAACATCACAGCGCCCAGCACCCGCCATTGCGCGCGCTTGAATCCGGGATCGCTGTGAGGAATGCCGCTCATGCGCCGTGGGTGCCGTTGCAGGTGATTTCAAAGATGTCAAAGTTCCGCACATCCGCCCTTCCACGCGCAGCATAGGCCGCATTCAGCGGCTCGCTGAACAGCAGCGGCACCATCTCCTCATACCGGCCCCCGTGGCTGCGCAGCGGCCCGGCGATGGATTTCAGATCATGGTATTCCGTGGAGCGGCCCAGCACCACATCCTTGCCACTGGCCACCACCAGGTCGCCCATGCGGTCTTCCGGCAGCTCCATCAGACGCGCCCCCGTGGCCCGCACATGGCACTCGCTGATGCCCTTCTGGCCTAACAACCAGTGTTGAATCGCCGCCACATCCGCACCCTCCGGCACATGCACCTGGGCAAAGGAACCCAGCGCTCCAT
Coding sequences within:
- a CDS encoding Mrp/NBP35 family ATP-binding protein — translated: MPTDPEIRQALAQVRYPGFSRDIISFGLVKDITIEGGKVTVEISVATRDPNIPRLIHEQAMDVLQKLPGVTEAKLNFDIKEPPNPVAGTADKLPKSSIPGVKRVIAVGSGKGGVGKSTVASNLAVALAKTGARVGLCDCDLYGPSIAHMFGTNERPYQNDEQQIIPIEKYGLQLMSMGFLLEDDAPVIVRGPIATKYTQQFLRQCAWDHLDYLILDLPPGTGDIQLTIVQTVALDGAVIVTTPQEVALIDARKAVSMFQKVNVPILGIVENMSYFLCPDNGKSYHIFGKGGGEHEAKRLSVPLLGQIPIEMAMREAGDEGHPIALEDVTESASSYAFLAIANQLRSAVPA
- the ptsP gene encoding phosphoenolpyruvate--protein phosphotransferase; this encodes MIQETLTQEKTWQGTAVSSGVAHAVVHVLKEDFDEPDADPISADEVEAELARWHLAMDATHREIEELKEMVSTEQRSAEADIFDTHLLILEDMSIRKQVEKTVRERLICVDAVYYRLMCKHMNALRGLADSYLRERFLDIKDITQRVMRHLRGELLQHPMFEDPVIIVAHDLTPSDTVQLDRSKVLGFAIETGSGNSHAAIIARSLGLPAVVRMHGITEELHSGDPVLLDGDEGLVILNPTPATLTKYRSREQQAEKREDALHETRHQPSVTTDGLAVLVSANAEFVEEMGDIRDSGAANVGLFRTEFLYLEDPEGTEDWLADNYTRAVKVISPGMVTFRTLDIGGDKVDEQLAAEQEPNPFLGWRGIRVSLGKKDMFKRQLRALLRAAAHGPIGIMFPMICDVGEVRAAKELLAECANELSAEGYPPPQQVEIGAMIEIPSAALTADLIATEVDFFSLGTNDLVQYTMAVDRLNERVADLYSPTHPAVLRLIAMTVEAARRAGIRVCICGEMAANVEVLPLLIGLGLDELSVSTGQISRVKHAIRKLNASECRSIIDACRHLGCPKEILGMSSAMANELYPDLFE
- a CDS encoding aldehyde dehydrogenase family protein — protein: MPLDLPSYIAGVPFESQDRLEVFNPWNHECVGSVVRITPVQLEEAIQTSLKGGTALTRYERSQILQKTAAALQERAEEFARLITAESGLCLRETRYEVGRACDVFRFAAMEALRDDGEIFSCDIAPGGKARKIFTTREPLRLIAAITPFNHPLNQVAHKLAPAIAAGAPMILKPSEKTPLTAVRLAEVLYASGLPGWMLSVIHGGLDDITRPMIRDERIDLVTFTGSAAVGKDIAATAGYKKLCLELGGHSPMLVLEDADLELAALLACEGSFRNSGQRCTSARRLLVHEAVLEEFTRRFVEKAAEYVCGDPADEATRVGTVIDERSAQNLEKAVQEAIATGAQLLAGGVRKGAQLQPTILANVPRTAYIAQNECFGPIAPIFPVKDLEDALELANATPYGLSSSVVTRSLESALTAVKRIRAGTVNINEIPGYRLELSPFGGVKDSGLGIKEGVVEAIKFMSTVKTFSLPW
- a CDS encoding zinc-binding dehydrogenase codes for the protein MNSARIQLFQGPGRPFESRTVPLPDRLHPGEILVEISLATVCGSDLHTVSGRRGAPTPCVLGHEAIGRVVASERPGFTEGQRVTWTLADSCGECPACTEWALPQKCLRLFKYGHAALNDGSGLNGCYASHIVLRPGTFVLPVPDGLKDALVAPANCALATIVNALESLPVPCATALVQGGGLLGLYACAWLRFRGVERVFCTDLSAERLSMVAEFGGIAMPADAQMKKRILEESGGGVDLALEVAGTAAVIPDGIALLRPGGTYVWAGMVHPQTALDLTGEAVLRKCLTIRGVHNYAPRHLGIGLDFLAAMQDRLPFEKLVSPPLPLAALDEALRLTESRRWLRVSITP
- a CDS encoding MFS transporter — its product is MSGIPHSDPGFKRAQWRVLGAVMFCYLFYYTGRQTFGFAIPGIQKELGLDKETLGWISAAMLWSYALGQAINGNLGDRFGGRRMMALGAGASFLLNWLTSFGVGFKSLAAAWGMNGLAQSMGWAPGSRLVANWFGAHERGKAFGFFVLAAGLSSVLSFVTSLVILDVLKLDWRWIFRLPVVLMLLGGLFVWIFARDRPSRAGFADFEDDAGTPRTVDSPEEETSWQRYVIALTNGRLLLAGLAIGFQNTVRYGLLIWVPVHFLGEDFKSDPAGKWISVALPLGMALGAVASGWISDRFCQSRRSGVITSFMLLAAVAAGAMYLLPRGHFLGMPMLFLCGFFAYGPQSAFWALAPDLLGRARAGTAVGIMNCFAYTMAGLGEPLVGWFVQHNPWAEVPGVENTALVFPIVAIAALCSATLALFIRR
- a CDS encoding MauE/DoxX family redox-associated membrane protein — translated: MSRIVHVILHLLFGGVFVYAGALKAADPGVFVMDVRSFDLLPDPYAAWLAMFLPWLEIFCGLAVISGLFRKGGLLVLNATLVAFLIAIAISWYRGIDIQCGCFGSSEASSNHLELIVRDVLLLALGVYLQVRGRKLAV